Proteins encoded together in one Triticum dicoccoides isolate Atlit2015 ecotype Zavitan chromosome 7B, WEW_v2.0, whole genome shotgun sequence window:
- the LOC119338677 gene encoding probable cyclic nucleotide-gated ion channel 20, chloroplastic, whose product MDSSSSKATWDNLSSEQKTEIVTIATGWLADRQMKADDVDVPMEDATDDEPAPPSSPADLEYNLYLLDEHRHVEEQLAASMAIEPDVDLVEQEVLVASYRSADDIQRDHWRYCLHQVVLHFIHASMQSRWNTCRQVGTSLQMSSSTNTSRQIAHTSFSDALLPSMEYGKYPSFTAGAAGGLRSTGARCCRTGLSCTIAPGSGGDKYGGGGGGEERQISNPRRNFLHQVGQVWIYKLPSRGRQVFADSLQATKKRRKMSNNQKYGVRLLQRTLDLQRFPMGSAPLCIPVNTGPPIVHRPTQVAFVGTPSGISGVPNKVTSPFPGKQVRKANAVMPEETASSVYSDGRHAPKNEHLRISGPLGQCDESDCNDCPPASKNKMHFHRSSAPFGNEGGGWKKKIGSSLPNIPIINPHAKAVRRWNQFFVISCLIAIFIDPLFFFLASMDKDNKCIMFSRHSTALTVARSVTDAVYLLHLLLQFRMAYVDPESRIVGTGDLVDEPKKISMHYLRGAFIVDLSVMLPLTQVMICLVIPKSIGVSGANYAKNLLRATIPVQYALRIFKFVQLLGGQSANGFIFESAWANFVINLLVFVLAGHVVGSLWYLFGLQSVNQCLWNSCSALNITSCAQFIDCGYGIGGQDRVKRQPWLNDSMSRTCFDTANGFFKYGIYEQSVLLTTELAVNRYVYSLFWGFQQISTLAGNLVPTYNVWEVLFTKGIIALGLLLFALLIGNMQIFLQSLGKRRLEMQLRRHDVEQWMSHRQLPEDLRRRVRHAERFSWVAMRGVNEEELLSSLPEDIQIDIRHHFHRFLNKIQLFALKDSGLYEAVCDKLKHKLYVRGSDILSQDQLVEKIIFVVRGRVESINVDGSKSPLHEGAVCGEELLTWWLEQQASDGERMKVHWKAIRTIRCITNVEAFVLQSTDLEKVTLEFSTLLQNPSVIAAIRYESLSWRTAAAIHIQDTWRHHQRRKKAAALLQDVEDLFASPSLLTEVLLLCWEVSQGKENQMYLQSKIHM is encoded by the exons ATGGACTCCTCGAGCTCCAAAGCCACTTGGGACAACCTCTCGTCCGAGCAGAAGACGGAGATCGTCACCATTGCTACTGGCTGGCTGGCCGACAGGCAGATGAAGGCCGACGATGTGGACGTCCCAATGGAGGACGCGACTGATGACGAGCCAGCGCCACCCTCCTCGCCA GCCGACCTGGAGTACAACCTCTACCTCCTTGATGAGCACCGGCACGTAGAGGAGCAACTTGCCGCCAGCATGGCCATCGAGCCGGACGTGGACCTGGTTGAGCAGGAGGTGTTGGTCGCCTCCTATCGCTCTGCCGACGACATCCAACGCGACCATTGGCGGTACTGCCTCCATCAG GTAGTGTTGCACTTCATCCACGCGTCGATGCAGTCCCGATGGAACACGTGCCGGCAGGTCGGCACCTCGCTGCAGATGTCCTCGAGTACGAATACCTCGAGGCAGATCGCGCACACCAGCTTCTCCGACGCCCTCCTGCCCTCCATGGAGTACGGGAAGTACCCCAGCTTCACGGCCGGTGCTGCCGGCGGCCTGCGCTCCACCGGGGCCAGGTGCTGTCGCACCGGCCTCAGCTGCACCATCGCCC CCGGATCTGGAGGTGACAAgtacgggggcgggggcgggggcgaggAGCGGCAGATCTCTAATCCACGCCGGAATTTTCTGCATCAG GTTGGACAGGTGTGGATTTACAAGCTACCCTCTCGTGGGCGTCAGGTGTTTGCTGATTCGCTTCAG GctacaaaaaaaagaagaaagatgtctaaTAATCAGAAGTATGGTGTCCGTTTGCTCCAAAGAACCTTGGATCTGCAGAGATTTCCTATGGGAAGTGCACCATTGTGTATACCTGTCAATACTGGTCCTCCTATTGTTCATAGACCTACTCAAGTTGCTTTTGTGGGAACCCCATCAGGAATAAGTGGCGTGCCAAATAAGGTAACATCACCTTTCCCAGGAAAGCAGGTGAGGAAGGCAAATGCAGTCATGCCTGAAGAGACTGCATCAAGTGTCTATTCTGATGGTAGGCATGCTCCAAAGAATGAACACTTGAGGATTTCTGGACCTTTGGGGCAGTGTGATGAATCTGATTGCAATGATTGCCCTCCTGCCTCTAAGAACAAAATGCATTTCCATAGAAGTTCAGCTCCTTTCGGTAATGAG GGTGGTGGGTGGAAGAAGAAGATTGGGTCTTCCCTTCCAAACATTCCAATTATAAACCCACATGCTAAGGCTGTTCGTCGATGGAACCAGTTTTTTGTGATATCATGCTtgattgccattttcattgatcctCTGTTTTTCTTCCTAGCTTCCATGGACAAG GATAACAAATGCATAATGTTCAGTCGGCATTCGACAGCATTAACTGTGGCAAGAAGTGTGACAGATGCAGTTTATCTTCTTCACTTGCTTCTTCAG TTTAGGATGGCCTATGTGGATCCGGAGTCAAGAATAGTGGGGACAGGAGACTTAGTTGATGAGCCTAAGAAAATTTCTATGCACTATCTTCGTGGTGCTTTCATAGTCGACTTATCTGTTATGCTTCCACTTACTCAG GTGATGATATGTCTAGTTATCCCTAAGTCCATTGGGGTATCTGGTGCAAACTATGCGAAGAATCTGTTACGTGCCACAATTCCTGTTCAGTATGCCCTACGCATCTTCAAATTTGTGCAATTACTTGGTGGGCAATCTGCTAATGGATTCATTTTTGAATCAGCATGGGCTAATTTTGTGATCAATCTTTTGGTATTTGTTTTGGCTGGGCATGTGGTTGGTTCACTTTGGTACCTCTTTGGGCTACAG AGTGTTAATCAATGTCTATGGAATTCTTGTTCTGCGCTTAATATAACATCATGTGCTCAGTTTATAGACTGTGGGTATGGCATTGGTGGGCAGGACAGAGTAAAGAGGCAGCCATGGTTAAACGACTCGATGTCGCGAACCTGTTTTGATACTGCAAATGGTTTTTTCAAATATGGAATCTATGAACAATCTGTGTTGCTAACCACAGAACTTGCTGTTAACCGCTATGTATATTCGTTATTTTGGGGGTTCCAGCAAATAAGTACTTTGGCGGGTAATCTGGTCCCAACCTATAATGTATGGGAAGTTCTATTCACAAAGGGTATCATTGCCTTGGGGCTATTGCTTTTTGCGTTACTTATCGGTAACATGCAGATTTTTCTGCAATCACTTGGAAAAAG GAGACTGGAAATGCAACTGAGGAGGCATGATGTTGAACAATGGATGAGCCACAGGCAACTCCCAGAAGATTTGAGAAGGAGGGTTAGACATGCAGAAAGGTTTAGTTGGGTGGCTATGCGAGGTGTGAACGAAGAAGAGCTTTTGAGCAGCTTACCAGAAGATATTCAGATAGATATACGCCACCACTTTCATAGATTTCTTAACAAG ATTCAGTTATTCGCTTTGAAGGATTCTGGACTTTACGAGGCTGTCTGTGACAAGTTGAAGCATAAGTTATATGTTAGGGGAAGTGACATTCTTTCTCAGGATCAGCTTGTTGAAAAAATCATCTTTGTAGTGCGCGGTAGAGTCGAAAGCATCAATGTAGATGGAAGCAAATCTCCATTACATGAAGGAGCTGTGTGTGGGGAAGAGCTGCTTACGTGGTGGTTGGAGCAGCAAGCTTCAG ATGGGGAGAGGATGAAGGTGCACTGGAAGGCAATACGTACCATCAGATGCATAACAAATGTAGAAGCTTTTGTGCTGCAGTCCACTGATTTGGAAAAAGTGACTCTAGAGTTCTCAACACTATTGCAAAATCCTAGTGTTATTGCAGCAATCAG GTACGAATCACTGTCCTGGAGGACCGCTGCGGCAATCCATATCCAGGACACGTGGAGGCACCATCAAAGGCGAAAGAAGGCAGCTGCACTGTTGCAAG